The Flavobacteriales bacterium genome contains the following window.
GATGGACGCTGCTTGGAACAAGGTGCTGTCCGTGACCGGTCGTTTGCTGGTGGTGTCCATCACGCCGTAGCTCTTTGTCCATGCGATCCTGAAGTCATCGATGATGGCGATGCTGACGCCCGGAACGCCGTAGTGCTTCATCCGTTCCTCGATGGTCCAGGTGCTATCACCTTCGATCACTACGGGTGTGCAGAGGCCAGTCTCCACATGGCGGCGGATGAATTCGTTGGGGTCATCCGTTCGCGTGGGCGTTTGGCAGGCTGCGAAGAGGATGGCGACGAACAGTAGGGCAGCGGATCTCATGCGATGAAGTTGTTCGAAGGCGAAGGTGGTTCGATCGGTCCAGTTCGTCCGACCGGTGTGAGCGGTGGTTCAGGTCTTCAAGTCGAATGCTGCCTGCGCTCGTGACCTCCCGTTCACCATTACCTCCACCACATGCTCCCCGGCGTAGTGCTTCCGTGTGCTGAAGTCCACGATGCGCTGGCGTTTGCTCAATTGTATCGAGGCTTTCGCGGGTAACTCGAGCTCCTTCAGCTTGAAGACCTTCTTCGAGGTGCCACCACTTGCTTTGCGGTAGTGGACTGCATAGTCGATGACGAGTTGTTGCGTCCGTATGGCTTCGGAAGTCACGGTGAAGGAGAATTCCAAGGTGTCGCCGAGTTTCAAACGTTTCGGCGATAGGACCAGGTCATCGACGCGCACCTTCACCTTGCTGTCGAATGCGAAGAGCGCGAGCGCGTCCACGTTCCCCGCTTTGATCAGCGTGCGGCTGGCGTGTTTGGCGATCCACGCGGTGTGTGGGTGTTTATGGTCCCACGAGCGCAGCACGTCGATCATGTACGCTGGATGGTCTTTGCTGAAATCGTTCAAGTGATTGGCGACGGACTTGCGCACGTAGAGCGAATCGTCAGCGCGTAGGCGTTCCAGGATCGGTGTCGTGAGCTTCGGGTCCTTGAGCACGGCATCCAGGCGGAACGACCACGGCAAACGCGGTCGGCTTCCTTCAGAAGCGAGGCGGCGCACATGCTCGCTGTCATCTTCAGCCCAGCCGCGCATCACCTTCAGTGTGCCTTTCGCATCGCGGCGGAAGAACTCGCGCACGGCGAACTCCGAAGAGCCGAAGGATGTGAAGTACTTCAGCGCATCGAGCGAGAAGGCGGGATCATCGTGCCCGAATTGCCCAACGAAGTCCGGGTAGAGCAGCGAAGTGTAGCCCCTCGGCATGCGTTCGGCCACTTCCTTCAACGCGTTCACTGACTTGCGGAGGTCAGAAGGCAGGTGCTTGCGCAGCGTGATGCTCGCATGGCGCATACGGGCATTGAGTTCGCGCCCTTCATTACCATCGAGCAGATCCTTCACCAAGGCTGCGCGTTCCACTTTGGGCGTGGCGACTTCCACCTCTTTTGCCAGGCGTTCGAAATACGCCCGGTTGAACATCTCTTTCAATTGGTCGGCCATGCGGCGAAGATGCGCTCATGGCATGCACCGTAGCTTCTTTCACGGATCGGTACACCTTAGCGCCCGATGCTCAAGTCGGCCATAGCCAGCCCGTATGCCCGAATTGTGACCCAAGCCGTTCTGCGGCGGGCCATCGATGCCGTGGCCACACAACGAGCGGTTCTCAAGCAGTTGTTGGCGGCAGGGACGCGCACGGCTTTCGGCCGTGACCATGGCCTGGACAATGTTCACGACCATGCGTCATTGGTTCAGGCCGTGCCGCTGCGTGATTACGAAGGCTTTCGGCCCTATGTGGAACGCATCATCGGTGGCGAGCAGGATGTGCTCTGGCCCGGCGCACCGCTGTACCTGTGCAAGACCAGCGGCACCACCAGCGGAGCGAAGTACATCCCGATAACCCGGGCGAGCCTGCCCAATCACATCCAGAGCGCCAAGCGCGCGCTGTTGGCCCACATCGCGCACAGCGGCAACGCCGACTTCGTCGGTGGCAAGATGATCTTCCTGCAAGGCAGTCCGGCGCTCGACCGCAAAGGCACCATCCCGATGGGCCGCCTCAGCGGCATTGTGGCCAACCACGTGCCCCGCTACTTGCTGAAGAACCGCCTGCCCAGCTATGCCGTGAACACGATCCCCGACTGGGAAACGAAGGTGGATGCGATCGTGGACGAAACGCTGCGCCACGACATGCGCTTGATCAGCGGCATACCGGCGTGGGTGCAGATGTACTTCGAGCGGTTGCTGGAACGAAGCGGCAAACGCACGGTGAAGGACGTCTTCCCCAACTTCTCGCTGTTCGTGTACGGCGGCGTGAACTATGCACCGTACCGCGCGCGCATGGAGTCACTGATCGGAGCACGCGTGCCCAGTGTGGAGCTCTTCCCCGCCAGCGAAGGCTTCATCGCCTACCAGGACAAGGACGGCCGTGACGGACTTCTGCTCGTACTGGACAATGGCATCTACTACGGCTTTTTGCCGATGAACGGCAACGCACCCGGCACGCGTCCGCTCTCCATTGATGAAGTGCAACTGGGCGTCAACTATGCGCTTGTCCTCTACACGAACGCCGGACTGTGGGGCTACGAGATCGGCGACACGGTGAAGTTCGTGTCGCTGTCGCCCCCGCGCGTTATCGTTACCGGCCGCACCAAGCATTACACCAGTGCCTTCGGTGAGCACGTCATCGGGGAGGAAGTGGAGAGCGCGCTGCGCACGGCCATTGAGCAGCTGCCCTGCGAAGTGACCGAGTTCACCATGGCGCCGCAGCTCACCCCCGCCGAAGGGCTCCCGTACCACGAGTGGTTCATCGAGTTCGCCGCGCCGCCTTCCGACCTGTCGCGGTTCGCGGTGCTTATCGACCAGGCTTTGCAAGCGCGCAATCCCTACTACAAGGATCTCATCACCGGTAGCGTGCTACGACCGTTGGTCATTACAAGCGTTGCTCGCGGGGGCTTCACAGCATGGATGAAAGCACGCGGCATGAACGACGCACAGAGCAAGATGCCGCGGTTGGCGAACGACCGCCGGTTCGTTGAGGGGCTGTCGTAGCCAGGGTCACGCGTGGGCCGCGGTGAGCACGCTCACGCGCATGCCGGGCAAGGCGAGCAGGGCTTGTGCGCAACTCTCAAGGGTGGCGCCCGTTGTCACCACATCGTCGATCAGCAGCACGTGGGCCCCGGTCGGCGCCGTGTTGTCGTCCACTTTGAACGCGGTCCGCACGTTGCGCCAACGTTCCAAGCGGCCGCGTTGCGTTTGCGTCGCAGTGTGGACCACGCGCAACAGTGATCCCCCTGCGGGTTGCAAAGGCCAAACCTCACGCAAGCCATTGACCAATAGCTGGGCCTGGTTGTAGCCCCGCATCCTCTCTTTCCGCCGGTGGAGGGGCACGGGCATTACGGCATCCACGCCGGCGAAAAGCGGGCTGTCCTTGGCGGCTTCACCCATCATGCGTCCCAGTCCGACACCGATCCGCCGGTCCCCTTTGTATTTCAACCGGTGCAGCATGTGCTGCACTCGGCCTCCGCTCTGGAAACGCAGCAACGAAGCGGCACCGCCCAGTTCCACGCGGCCCCAGAACAAGCGGGCCACGGGGTTGCGCGCGTCGCTCATGGCGTGCGTGTACGGCAGGTCGCCAACGCAGAGCATGCAGAGGTGCCGCTCGGTGCTGTTCAACGGCCTGTCGCAACCAGGGCAGCAGCGCGGCATGATCAACGAGACCATGGCATCGGCATAATTGGACCAGGTGGCCATCGCGATCCGCAAAGTAGCTCCCCGCCGCCAAGTGCGATCCGCCCAACGGCCCGAACGCGCCGACAGGCGGTGATGTGCTGCCTGCGTAGAGCCGATAGCCGTCGACCAGTGCCGGCCCAAAGCCATCACCGGGTTCAATACTTTGTTGGTAACCGCGTTATCCCTTGAAAAGCCTCCGATGCACCGGGGGTACCTTCGCCACCTGAACCATACCGAACCAGGCGCCTACGCCGACCTCTACCGATGAGCACCGAACAGAAGCCCCGCTCCAACAATGCCCTCCTCGCCCTCGTGGTGCTGCTGATCATCAGCAACCTGGCGACGCTTTACTTCCTCAACAAGGGCAGCAACGAGATAGAAGCGCAAGCGGCCGTCCTGGACGAAACCAAGGAAGACAAGGAGAACGTGACCAAGTTGTTGGAGGAAATGCTCGTCCAGTATGACACACTGAGCACGGAGAACGAGCAGATCAAAGCCGAGATGGACGCGCAAAAAGCGCAGATCGAGGAGCTGATGACGAAGGTGAAGAACGGCAACTACACGATCGCGAAGGCCAAAAAGGAGGCCGAGACGCTACGCACCATCATGAAGGGATATGTGGCTACCATCGACTCGCTGAACCAAGCCAACCTTTCGCTGCAGGCCGACAAGGCCAACCTAACCAACGAGCTGGGCGTAGTGAGCGGTGAAAAAGCAGCGTTGGAGGAAAAATCCCGTAGCCAAGAGGAGCGGATCAACCGCGGTGCCGTACTGCATACCACGGCCATCAGCGCGGGCGCACTGTTCCTGCGCAGCAGCGGCAAACAGGTGGAGACCGAGCGCGCCAGCAAGGCTGAAATGGTGAAGTGCTGCTTCACGCTGGGCACCAACACCGTCACTGACGCTGGCGCCAAGACGCTCTACATGCGCGTGATCAGCCCCGATGGTTCGGTGCTGCCCGCCAGCGACGGCAACAACCGTTTCCAGTTCAATGGCGTGGAGGGCGAGTACAGCGCCAAGCGCGAGGTGGACTACAACAATGCGCCCGTTGACGTGTGCGTGTTCTGGACCGCCACCGGCGACATGAAGAGCGGCCACTACAACGTGGAGATCTACGAGAACAAGGCCTTGGTCAGCAAGGCCGGCTTCGACCTGAAGTAAGCGGGGACAAGACCACAGCACAGAGCCACGGAGGGCGCAGAGACACGGTCTTTGCGCCCTTCTTCTTGCACGCCCTGTATTCTCCGTGTCTCCGCGTCTCCGTGGTCTTCAACCCTCAGAAGAACGCCCTCACCTGTGCACCGCCCACGTGGATGGTGTTGATGCCTTCGCTCTTGCGGCCGTTGTAGGTAAGGTCCACCTGTAAGTTGCTGCTCAGGCGGCGCTGTACCGTGATGTTCCAGGTGACGTTGGTGCCGGGCTTCAAGCCGCTCAGCATCTCGTTGCCGAGCGATGAGTCAACGATGCCGTCGTAGCTGATCTCCACCAGGTTTCCGTTCGCTTGCACGGTGCCCTTGCCCGCCGTGTTCCACTTGATCTCCAGCCCAAGGTCCTGCAGCAACGCACGCTCGTTGCCGAACTCCAATGCATTGTTCTTTTCCGTGCGCTTGTAAGCCAGTGCCGCGCGGAACTGCGTACCGGGCTGCCACGTGATGCGTGGCTTCACGCCCTGGCGGAACACATTGAAGTTGCGCCCGCCGAGCACATCGCTGCCGTTGGCGGTGCGGCCCACTTCGCTCTCGATGTCCACCATCCAGCGTGTGGAGGCGTTGATGCGCAGGCGCAGTTGCTGGACTTCGTGGCTGCGACCTTCGTAGCCGCTAACGAGCAAGCTGCGAGTGCGGTCGCTCTGCACTGTATGGTCAATGCCCCATGCGCGACTGGTGCGATTGAAGAAGAGCGTGTTGCGTAACGAACTGCTGTACGCGAGCAACGACGTGTCCGTGGGGTCGGTGGTGAACGGATCCAACGCGGCGGCCAGGTCGTTGTCGGCGGTCTTGCGGTCGGCGCGCAAGCTGGCCAGGTCGCTGAAGCGCGCAAGGAACTTGCGCACGCCGTCCTTATCGCTCCACACGGTGGCGGGCCGCACATCGATGCTGGCGCTGAGCTGACTGCTGTACGTGCGCACGAACTCGTTCGTCTGCGTGAACACGCGGATGTAGTTCGCCTCGTAACCGAAGTTGGCGAGCTCGAACTCGTTGAGGTCCTTGATGCCGTCGCCGTTGTAATCGATCCACACGTAGATGCCTTGCCCGGCCGGCACTTCCACATAAACAAAACTCCTCTTCTGCTCCAGCCCGCTGCCGAACTCATAGAACACATCGGTGACCACCGCACCGCGCCAAGCGGTCAGGTCGTGGTCCACGCGGGCGAGCCAAGTGTCTTCGGGCCGTTGCGCGGTGAGCGTGCTGTCCACGATGCGCAACTGACGGTAGTTCACCGCCGTCTGCAAGCGGTTGCGCGGGTTGCGCGACAGGTCGAGCTGGGCGGCATACGTGGTGGCCTCTGTGCTGCGCTTCAGGTCGTTGTTGCGCAGGGCATCGTCGGTGCGTTGGCCCACGCTCACGCGCCATTTCACCTTGGCCGTGTCGTTGCTCTGCAGGAAGCCGGTGATGTCAAAGAAGCGGTAGCTGCCCACGGCGAGGGAGTCCGTGCCGGTGCGGCGGAAGCGGTTGTCCTCGTGTTCGTCCTGCACACCGATGGTGAACCAGCGCATGTTGCGTTGCAGCGTGGCCTTGTGCCGGATGAAATCGCTGCGTTGCGGTGCGCTCGTGGTGAGCCAGCTGCCCGTGCCGCGCAGCGCCCATTTACCGGGGTGCAGGTCGGCCACCACGTCGTGCTTCACCCCGTTGAACCGGTCCCGCACTTGGAACGTGCTGAAGCCGTAGCGCCAGTCGCCGAGCTCGCGCCCGCTCATGCCCGCGTTCGCCCCCGCGAGCAATTGGTCCTCGTTCAGCAGCACGCTCTGTGCGTTCCAATTGCGCTCGAACTCCGCAGGTCGATAGCGGTCGATGATGCTGAACTCACTGCTGAGCGCTTCGGCGTTCACGCCCACCACCACACGCAAGGTGCTGTCGGCCAGACCGAGCGGAATGCCGTGCTCGGCGCTCACCATGGCGGCCAGGCCTTCATCGTTGCCATCGCCCACGCTCGAGAACGTATTGCGGTCGTAGTTGCTGTACGCGACTTCCGCCGCTGCTTTGGAAGCCGTGCCGAAGTGCTGCTCCACGCCGAGCGTCACCACCTGCTTCGTCTTCGGTGCGATGAGCGCTTTCAACGGCATGTGATCGCCCTGCCGCACGATGACGCCGTTCACCGTGTCGGGCGGCACCCATTTGAACACGCGGCCGTTCGGGGTGAAGTCGCTCTGCACATAATCGCCCTTGCCAGCGCCCACGTTGCTGAAACTGAGCTGCCAGTAGGCCACTGACTGGTCGTTGCTGAAGACGTACACCGGTGTGTAGCCGAGCGAATCCACTTGCCGGTACAGCACCAGGTCGGCGCTGAAGGCCACGCTGTCGGCGCCGGGGACCACGGCTTGCAGGGGGTCATCGCCGGCAAGGGCCAGCACTTCCTTGTCGCTATCGCTCAGCACCTGTTGCAGCGGCTGATTGCGATGGTCTTGTTCGCTGTACGCGTTCAGGCGTACGGTGGTCTTGCCCATCACGGACTCATGACCGACGCGCACGAGGGAACGCGTGTAGTTGCGGTCACTGTACTGGAATTCCACCGTTATGCGGCGGTCCTTGGTGATGGGCCGCACGGCGGTGAACGTCAGTTCGGCGGTGTTGTAGTCGATGACGTAATCGTTCTCCTGCCCACGCGTCATCAACTGGCCGTCCACGTACACGCGTTCGGTGCCGCTCAGCACCACGATGAACGATTCGCCTTCATCGCCGCGCAACCGATAGGGACCTTGCACGCCTTCCAACCCCTGCACGATGGTGCGCGCGAACTTGCCCTTGCTGATGGCGGCACTGGCGCCGGTCTCACTGCGCACGTTCTTGCCGAGCGTGTAGGTGGTGGTGCCCGTGATGCCTTTCGTCTTCTTCAGGTAGGTGAGGAAGTATGCCTTGGGCCGTTGCAGTACGAAGTCGCCGGCGATGAGTTCCCAGCCGCCCGCGCCGGCCTCCAGTTTCTCGTTGCCGAAGAGCTTGATGAAGGTCTGGTCGAAGTCCTGCAGCTCCAGGGTGTTGCCGCCCGCTTGGATGGGGATGTTGTTGTCGGTGATGCTCGCGAGCACATTGATGTTGTCGCTCAATCTGCCGCCGAGTTCCAGGTTCAGCGTGCTGTTCACGCTCAGGTCCTGGTTGTTGCCGAAGAGCACACCGCGGCTGATGCTCCCACTGCGGTTGAGCGCGGTGCTGCCCAAGGGATCCTCGTTCACGCGCGGTGGTTGGTAGCGGAAGGGATCGGTGCGGTCTTCCTGTGCGGCCAGCATGCGTTGTTCGTCCTTCTGCATGCGCGGTGCAGTGAACGACAGCGGCAAGGCACGGTAAGTGGCGATCAGCGTGTCCGCACTGCTGGTGTCGCCGTGCCAGAAGAGCAGGGCGCTGTACGGGTCCATGGTGTAGGCCTCCGCACCGAGTTCCTGCCCTGCTCGCGCGAGCCGGAATGTGCCGGGCGCCACGCTCACCGTATCGAGGCGAAGGGTGTCGTTGGTGGGCACCAGCACGCGCGTGCGGCGATTGGACATGTCCTGGCCCACAACATCCTGCGCGACAAGGCACAGCAGCAGAGGCAGGAGGATCCTTACCGGGCGTGGCATAGGGGGTTTGTGGAGTTCGTGGGGGGGCGCAGCCTTGCATGACGTACGCGCCCCGGGGAAAAGTATCCGTTGGGTGCGGGAAAGAGGAGAAGACCGTGCGTGGACCAATCAGGAACAGGAGGATGGGAAAACCGTGAATGAACGGGATGCTCCTGGACGCAGACGCCGAATTCCACATCGGCCTGTTCCCGTCCGTTCACGGTTGGGCTTTCAGGGGCTCATCTGTCCAGACGGCGGTGTTCACAAGCCGTTGTGCGCCGGGGAAGGCCCGCAAGAGCGGCCGGTACATTCGCCGGGCATGATCCGCGCGCTCGGCACATCCTTCACACTGGTCCTTCTGGCGGCGTGCGGTGGGGACGGGCAGCGGCACGGTGCCAGTGGCAACAAGCACTACGGCGGCGTTTTCAACGCCAATGAATCGCAGGACCTGGAGGAGATCTTCCCGTTGAGCCTTACGGCGGCGCACGCTCATCGCATCTCATCACAGATACACGAGGGACTGCTCCGCTTGGATCCCACGGACCTGAGCGTACTGCCTTGCTTGGCCGAAAACTGGGAGGTGAGCGACGATGGCCTTGTATACACGTTCCATCTGCGCGACGAGGTGTACTTCCACGACGACGCGTGCTTTCCGGACGGCAAGGGGCGCAAGTTGGTGGCCGATGATGTGGTGAACGCATTCACGCAGATCTGCACGTTCAGCGACGTCAACCGCTCGTTCTGGCTCTTCCAGGACCTGGTGAAAGGTGCGACCGATCACTTTGAAACGACGCGCCAAGGCGGAACACCAGCACCGGGGGCGTTGGGCCTCGAGGCTTTGGACGATCGCACGATCCGGATCACGCTGGAGCACCCCTCGGCCAACTTCCTGCGGCTTATGGCACACCAAGGCACGTGGATATTCCCGCGGGAGGTTATGGAGGAGTACAAGGGCGAACTGCGCACGCATGCCGTGGGCACGGGTCCCTTCCACCTCAAGGCCTTCCGCCCGGGCGAGGCCATGGTGCTGGAGCGCAACGCACGCTATTGGCGCACCGACGAGCACGGCAACCAGCTGCCTTTCCTCGATGCCGTGCGCTTCACCTTCTTGCAGGACAAGGACCGCGAGATGGACCAGTTCCTCAAAGGCCGGCTCAGCGTACTGCACGAGATGCCGCCCGACCGGATAGGCGAGTTGCGCGATTCCATCGGGCCCGAAGGCAAGCAGCGCTTCCATGTGCAGATGAAGCCCGGGCTGAGCGTGCAGTTCTACGGCATGAACCCTCGCGTGGCGCCGCTCACCGACCCATTGGTGCGCAAAGCGTTCGCGCTGTCCATCGACCGTGCGGCCATTGCGCGCGACGTGTTCAAGGGCACGGTGGTGCCGGCCGACCACGGCATCATGGCGCCCGGCCTCGAAGGCTATCCGTACGAGCTGGTCACGGGCCATGTGTACAGCCCGGACAGTGCCAGAGCACTGCTGGCCCAAGCGGGTTATCCCGGCGGGAAGAACTTTCCCAGCGTGCTGCTGAACGTGAACAGCAACGGTTTCGGTTACGTGGCCGTGGCAGAGGCCGTGCAGGCCATGCTGCAAAGGGAACTCGGCATAACGGTCGGACTGAGCGTATTGCCCGATGACCAGCACTATGACCGTACCGACATGGGCATCAACGTGTTCTGGCGCCAAGGTTGGGTAGGCGATTACCCCGATGCCGAGAACTTCCTGGCACTCTTCTACGGCAAGAACGTGCCCGCCGACAGCACGCAGCCCAGCTACCTCAACTCCGTGCGTTACAAGAACCCCGTGTTCGATTCGCTCTTCGCCGCAGCCAGCGTTGCCGATGATGGCGCAGCCCGCCAACACATGCTGGCTCAAGCGGAGAACATCATGATGCAGGAAGCCGTGGCCACACCGCTCTATCACGAGCGCACCGTGCGCCTGGTGCAACCCTGGGTGCGCGACTTCCGCATCAACGCCATGGAGATCCGCGACCTGGCCAGCGTGTGGATGGACCCGGCGCTGAAGCCGGTGCAGTAGATCACGCCACCCCCTTCCGCAGCACCGCCACCATCAGCTGCTT
Protein-coding sequences here:
- a CDS encoding DNA alkylation repair protein encodes the protein MADQLKEMFNRAYFERLAKEVEVATPKVERAALVKDLLDGNEGRELNARMRHASITLRKHLPSDLRKSVNALKEVAERMPRGYTSLLYPDFVGQFGHDDPAFSLDALKYFTSFGSSEFAVREFFRRDAKGTLKVMRGWAEDDSEHVRRLASEGSRPRLPWSFRLDAVLKDPKLTTPILERLRADDSLYVRKSVANHLNDFSKDHPAYMIDVLRSWDHKHPHTAWIAKHASRTLIKAGNVDALALFAFDSKVKVRVDDLVLSPKRLKLGDTLEFSFTVTSEAIRTQQLVIDYAVHYRKASGGTSKKVFKLKELELPAKASIQLSKRQRIVDFSTRKHYAGEHVVEVMVNGRSRAQAAFDLKT
- a CDS encoding GH3 auxin-responsive promoter family protein, with the translated sequence MLKSAIASPYARIVTQAVLRRAIDAVATQRAVLKQLLAAGTRTAFGRDHGLDNVHDHASLVQAVPLRDYEGFRPYVERIIGGEQDVLWPGAPLYLCKTSGTTSGAKYIPITRASLPNHIQSAKRALLAHIAHSGNADFVGGKMIFLQGSPALDRKGTIPMGRLSGIVANHVPRYLLKNRLPSYAVNTIPDWETKVDAIVDETLRHDMRLISGIPAWVQMYFERLLERSGKRTVKDVFPNFSLFVYGGVNYAPYRARMESLIGARVPSVELFPASEGFIAYQDKDGRDGLLLVLDNGIYYGFLPMNGNAPGTRPLSIDEVQLGVNYALVLYTNAGLWGYEIGDTVKFVSLSPPRVIVTGRTKHYTSAFGEHVIGEEVESALRTAIEQLPCEVTEFTMAPQLTPAEGLPYHEWFIEFAAPPSDLSRFAVLIDQALQARNPYYKDLITGSVLRPLVITSVARGGFTAWMKARGMNDAQSKMPRLANDRRFVEGLS
- a CDS encoding ComF family protein, yielding MATWSNYADAMVSLIMPRCCPGCDRPLNSTERHLCMLCVGDLPYTHAMSDARNPVARLFWGRVELGGAASLLRFQSGGRVQHMLHRLKYKGDRRIGVGLGRMMGEAAKDSPLFAGVDAVMPVPLHRRKERMRGYNQAQLLVNGLREVWPLQPAGGSLLRVVHTATQTQRGRLERWRNVRTAFKVDDNTAPTGAHVLLIDDVVTTGATLESCAQALLALPGMRVSVLTAAHA
- a CDS encoding ABC transporter substrate-binding protein yields the protein MIRALGTSFTLVLLAACGGDGQRHGASGNKHYGGVFNANESQDLEEIFPLSLTAAHAHRISSQIHEGLLRLDPTDLSVLPCLAENWEVSDDGLVYTFHLRDEVYFHDDACFPDGKGRKLVADDVVNAFTQICTFSDVNRSFWLFQDLVKGATDHFETTRQGGTPAPGALGLEALDDRTIRITLEHPSANFLRLMAHQGTWIFPREVMEEYKGELRTHAVGTGPFHLKAFRPGEAMVLERNARYWRTDEHGNQLPFLDAVRFTFLQDKDREMDQFLKGRLSVLHEMPPDRIGELRDSIGPEGKQRFHVQMKPGLSVQFYGMNPRVAPLTDPLVRKAFALSIDRAAIARDVFKGTVVPADHGIMAPGLEGYPYELVTGHVYSPDSARALLAQAGYPGGKNFPSVLLNVNSNGFGYVAVAEAVQAMLQRELGITVGLSVLPDDQHYDRTDMGINVFWRQGWVGDYPDAENFLALFYGKNVPADSTQPSYLNSVRYKNPVFDSLFAAASVADDGAARQHMLAQAENIMMQEAVATPLYHERTVRLVQPWVRDFRINAMEIRDLASVWMDPALKPVQ